ATCCGAAATCAAGATGGTTGGATCAGTAGATCTATTTTCGCTCAGACCCGAGCCATTAATGAAGGAGGGTGAAGAGCCTAAAAGGAAAGAACAAGCAGCCCCTAATATGGTTAACCTCTTTTCTGAAATAATGAAAAAAGGATTAACCGCTACGAATAATCGAACTTTAGAGGCTTGGGATTTGGATAGAA
This portion of the bacterium genome encodes:
- the fliE gene encoding flagellar hook-basal body complex protein FliE; the encoded protein is MVGSVDLFSLRPEPLMKEGEEPKRKEQAAPNMVNLFSEIMKKGLTATNNRTLEAWDLDRKLASGEVTNIHDVMIAAEKAGIALNFTMEIRNRIIRAYDEIMRMR